From one Treponema denticola genomic stretch:
- a CDS encoding TldD/PmbA family protein has translation MSGFDGIKHAEFILDALKKEGADKAAARVSKSVKSEMNIDAGRLSLYRSTTDISVSMTSLVETKKGYIAGNDLSEKALKENAAKAVSLSRSSEKDDGNDISPMQKGETLSYGDTEPNNEKMYERLKEFLDYTKSAYPTLQLNQCVLDFTRSEQNFANSNGVRFTQSSGIYNFTAMFFAKDGKGTSSFNYSGAAHLNLDKPLKDWGNLDEIMRENCGQTVTAPLSGSFTGDIVITPMSMIDFAGTMLGLFMGDMPLITGTSIWKDKLNQKVLSDLFTLHSFPRKPAGTELESLYTGDGFKAENKTLIEKGVLKDFVLGLYGSKKTGLPRCVSGGEGLIIESGNTAKADMIKNVKKGILLGRFSGGNPAANGDFSGVAKNSYLIENGEITKPLSETMIAGNIIKMFSDIISVSKEKVDYGNAIVPWMHSTGITISGK, from the coding sequence ATGAGCGGATTTGACGGAATAAAACATGCGGAATTTATCTTGGATGCCCTTAAAAAAGAGGGAGCCGATAAGGCTGCAGCAAGGGTTTCAAAAAGCGTAAAAAGCGAAATGAATATTGATGCAGGCCGTTTAAGCCTTTACAGGAGCACAACGGATATTTCAGTTTCGATGACCTCCCTTGTAGAAACTAAAAAGGGATATATTGCAGGAAACGATTTAAGCGAAAAGGCCTTAAAAGAAAATGCAGCAAAGGCCGTTTCCCTTTCTCGTTCTTCCGAAAAAGATGATGGAAACGATATTTCACCTATGCAAAAGGGAGAAACTCTTTCCTACGGCGATACGGAACCCAATAACGAAAAAATGTATGAAAGGCTAAAAGAATTTTTAGATTATACAAAATCAGCCTACCCTACCTTACAATTAAATCAATGTGTTTTAGACTTTACACGAAGCGAACAAAACTTTGCAAACTCAAACGGAGTGCGCTTTACACAAAGCTCAGGCATATACAATTTTACGGCAATGTTTTTTGCAAAAGACGGCAAGGGTACTAGCAGCTTTAACTATAGCGGAGCCGCTCACCTTAACTTGGATAAGCCCTTAAAGGACTGGGGAAACCTAGATGAGATTATGAGGGAAAACTGCGGGCAAACGGTTACCGCCCCTCTTTCAGGTTCCTTTACAGGGGACATAGTTATAACTCCTATGAGTATGATAGATTTTGCAGGTACTATGCTGGGGCTTTTTATGGGAGATATGCCCCTCATTACAGGCACCTCTATTTGGAAGGATAAATTAAACCAAAAAGTATTATCGGATTTATTTACCCTCCATTCGTTTCCGCGAAAGCCGGCGGGCACTGAACTTGAAAGCCTTTACACCGGAGACGGTTTTAAGGCCGAAAACAAAACCCTCATCGAAAAAGGCGTTTTAAAAGACTTTGTTTTAGGGCTTTACGGTTCTAAAAAAACAGGACTCCCGCGCTGTGTTTCGGGAGGAGAGGGCTTAATAATAGAAAGCGGAAATACGGCAAAGGCCGATATGATTAAGAATGTCAAAAAAGGAATTTTACTCGGCCGTTTTTCAGGCGGAAACCCTGCCGCAAACGGAGACTTTTCGGGCGTTGCAAAAAATTCCTACCTCATCGAAAACGGCGAAATTACAAAACCTCTTTCCGAAACGATGATAGCAGGAAACATCATAAAGATGTTCAGCGATATAATTTCGGTTTCAAAAGAAAAAGTAGACTACGGAAACGCAATAGTTCCGTGGATGCATTCTACAGGCATTACAATTTCCGGAAAATAA
- a CDS encoding HDOD domain-containing protein: MLPSKEEAERLLEEAYLKNPGHWREHSIVAAKCAQKIASACMNLNPGKAYILGLLHDIGRREGVTALAHVIDGYEYLMKLGYDEAARVCITHSFSIKKIETYIGKNDVSPEAYKKIKKLIDEYEYDDYDRLIQLCDSIALPQGSAKIEERMSDVKKRHGYYPQDKWNKHIELKKYFEQKSGLDIDELGIKL; this comes from the coding sequence ATGTTACCTTCTAAAGAAGAAGCTGAAAGATTACTTGAAGAAGCCTATTTAAAAAATCCCGGCCATTGGAGGGAACACTCCATTGTTGCAGCCAAGTGTGCGCAAAAAATCGCCTCTGCGTGCATGAACTTGAACCCCGGCAAGGCTTATATTTTGGGACTCCTCCACGATATAGGACGGAGGGAAGGCGTAACAGCCCTTGCTCATGTAATAGACGGTTATGAGTATCTTATGAAATTAGGCTATGATGAGGCTGCCCGAGTATGTATAACTCATTCTTTTTCTATAAAAAAAATAGAAACCTACATCGGCAAAAACGATGTCAGCCCTGAAGCTTATAAAAAAATAAAAAAGCTTATCGACGAATACGAATATGACGATTACGACAGGCTCATTCAGCTATGCGACAGCATTGCTCTCCCTCAAGGCTCTGCAAAAATCGAAGAGAGAATGAGCGACGTAAAAAAACGCCATGGTTATTATCCCCAAGACAAATGGAACAAACATATCGAACTAAAAAAATACTTTGAACAAAAATCCGGCTTGGATATAGATGAGCTAGGGATTAAACTGTAG